taatcatggaccaattaggctcaatagattcgtctcgcaaaatagtctagagtgtgagatgagttttattaataatctatatttaatatttctaattagtgtcccaACATTCAGGGACTAAAAAAGTATGGCGATCCAAACATACTCTAAGCACCTTAACGCTACTCAGATCACTTTACGGTAATACTTAGGTGACGGTAACCCATAAGAACCAATGAGTATATGTCTTTTCACAGGTATCACCCTCCCTATTTAGAAGAGCAGTCGGACttaatttttctattcctcTAGTATTAGTCACATAATAATCAGGTAGCTGCAACATTCTCCACAACAAAGGATTAATCAGTGACTCACTGCATGCAAACCTTTActggaaagaagaaaaagagaaaggtaGAGAGCTGCAGGCTCCAACAAGCGGTAGACTAATCTAGAGAAGAGTGGGCCCTTCGTGGACAATGACAAAGACAAGGAAACAATCTGAtctggaaattttttttgaaaaaaaaacatcagctAGAGAGTGGAGATCACTCCAGATGCTTCAAGACCAGCTTATGATGAACCTATAAATAGTCCTACCTTGCACCGCATCTCCCCACTCAAGCCAGAGCTAGTGATCACATCACAAACTCGCAGTTGGAAATCAAGCAAACAATCTAAAGAACTCTCTTGGCCGGGACGACGGAGCGGAACATGCTGTCGATGGGGTCCCAGAGGTCGAGGGAGAAGGGGTCGAACACGTTGCCGCGCCTCACGAGCGACATGCCacatcagcggatggagcaGGTCGGAGCCCGATTGGACCTCTATGACACCTCCGAACAAGTTTGAggatccaaaaatatattttgaaagtttagcgacctagatgacacatgcagaCAAGTTTAaagaccgctggtgcacttcactcttttcttaatctatatatatacactttaaaagtatttataaCCTAAGGTTGCGTTCGGTTTCAAAATGAAATGTGAAAGATAAACTAATTTTGTAGCTATTTAACagtacaaataataaaataaaataaatgattatttcTCGATTTTCTGCTCACGTTAAACATGTGCGGAAAAATCGAAAATAATCAGGGAGAATAAATAACGCAGCCTAAATGatacacctaaatagagttaGAGGCTatcgtttcgtttttttttttgagaaataagcGAAAATGCGtttttgtaaacgaaaaataatttataggtaaaacttttatatatgtgtctatagTGACTTAAaagcgaaatgtgtaaaataaaccacgatgaaaaagaccataaaatcaagtccaatattaagttttaaaatttaaattttggcttataagcaattAGCGAAAAGATGGGCCTAGAGACCATTTCCGTTAACTACTCTCTATTTGAAGTAAACGATCATTAATTTCATCCAGATCAGCATTTTGGAGGGTGGAGACTAGTCTGGACGGAAAGAGACGAGTCTTTTCTAGAAGGGAACGGATGAAATCAGGACCCTCGGGAGCACCGAACAGAAGCAGAGGAATCGAGACGCCTCAAGAACGTGCAGTGCAGCGGCACGTCCCGCCGCGCGTAATAATCCTATAAATACCTGCACCACACGCTTGAGCTGAAATCCACCGAGGAAGgaagacgcaacaaaccagaCTTGCATACGTCCCAAGCTCCCATCACAACTAGCGCAAGACTGAGCAACCATGTCTCTCGTGAGGCGCAGCAGCGTGTTCGACCCCTTCTCCCTCGACCTCTGGGACCCCATCGACAGCGTGTTCCGCTCCGTCGTCCCGGCCACCTCCGACAACGACACCGCCCCCTTCGCCAACGCACGCATCGACTGGAAGGAGACGCCGGAGTCGCACGTCTTCCAGGCCGACCTCCCCGGCGTCAAGAAGGAGGAGGTGAAGGTGGAGGTCGAGGAGGGCAACGTGCTGGTGATCAGCGGGCAGCGCAGCAAGGAGAAGGAGGACAAGAACGACAAGTGGCACCGCGTGGAGCGCAGCAGCGGGCAGTTCATGCGGCGGTTCCGGCTGCCGGAGAACGCCAAGGTGGACCAGGTGAAGGCCGGCCTGGAGAATGGCGTGCTCACCGTCACCGTGCCCAAGGCCGAGGTGAAGAAACCCGAGGTGAAGGCCATCGAGATCTCCGGCTAATTAAGCCAATGAAATGGTGAATACGTTCGTCGGTCGAGGCATGTCGTGTTTCGCTGTGAACTGCATGCTTTGGTGTGTGCTACCGCTGCTTTGTCTGTCATGGTTTGTACGAGTCCTATGAACTGTACTCTGTATTTACTGTGTCGTTAGTGCTTTCGCATGAAtgaataaaatcaacttattgGAATATCTCGTCACTGTGTGTGATGATATCACCGGcgatttataaatttataacttCTTGAACGCTGGTAAAAAAAGACAAGGCGAACGAAGAAAAAGTGAAATCACGTTTtggtataaaataatttatgagtaaaacttttatatacgtgtataTATCGATCcaaattatgtttaaaatttaaatttaaaattcaaacggATGCATGCCCCTTGTAGTAGACTTCTATCACCCGTACGTCGAGCCTAGATGCGATTGCAAACCGACAGTGCCAGCCCAGTGCCCGAGGCATCTCATGAAATTGGGCTCCTTCCCCAACCCACAGGTAGCGATCCAATTTATTGGGCCAAATGTAACTTTGTTTGGTGGAAAAAGTCCAGTTGGCATTCCTCAACTATGATCCGAGTCTATTCACCTCCATTGCTGGCTCCCTCCTCCATAGAAACCAGTCTTACGTGACactagaaaaaaaggaaaaataaaaccctTATTGGGTCCATATGTTAGGTATATCGAAAGCCTTTTTTATATGAGATGATACTCAAATAAATTTAGCCGTGCAAAATACACGACCACTCTAGTTCTATAGTAACTGAGCTATTTTCCATAAAATTCTTGGAAAGTTTCTATAAGATAAACATGGGTAGGATAGTACATGctttctctccctttttctttggatGATCCCTGGGAATTCATGCCCTCTTGATCAAGAAGCGAAAGTGCGCGTCGTGATTGATAAACATGGGCCCGAGCCTGTGCTTGATAGCAACCAAACCTACCAGTCCAGCAGTTGACAAAAGACGGTCCTTCTACGGTGAAAACTGACCACGCACTAACAGAATGTGATAAAAGTTTGACAATAGAAGTTACTGCCGGGGATGACTCGTCACAGCGATAAATTCTGGTCGAATTTAATAAGGCTTGGATCAATCACATTTATCCGAGTTGAGAAATATTGCACGATGTATTACTctctgtatatttttttatgtattactctctctatatttttttataaaaaaaagactcaACAAGCCCTACTTTTATAAAGCCAACCAACATAGCAAAACAGAGTTACCGGGGAAACCAGTTTAAGATGACAGGCTTACAAAACCGcagcagaaataaaaatacGCTCTCCTAAACACAAAACACAAGCTGACAAACTTTTAGACAATGAAAACTCAGCTCAGTATGAGACTGACGAACCAGCTTAACCAGCTCCTTGCTATCTACTCAACAGAAACCAATAAGCAGGACAAAGAAACTGCTATGTttatattactccctctatatcatattataaatcacTTTAAATTTCTCTTAAGTTAAACATCTTTAAATTTGATCgactttatagaaaaaaatataatatttataacatcaaattagttttattaaatccattatccaatatatttttacagtaTATTTATTCTGtgttaataatattattatattttgatcaaacttatagAGAGGTTTAACTTGGAACAAAAACTaaagtaatatataatataaaatgaagcCGGTACTTATAGAGGAGGTTTAGAGCACACAGGGTTACAGCTACAGCCTACAGGAGCACTCCCCAAACTTGCAGTCAACACTCTTCTCTCACTGTCTCTGCACTACAGCGATCAAGAGCTCAAGATCATCACACAGGCGGTCAAAACGGGAGTTTGCAGAAGGCTGACCACCCCACCACAGGTTTTACGAAGACAGGCGTGGCACCAGTCAAACCTGAAGTTGCCAAGGCCAAGGATGAATTGAACCATATATTCGCATTCCCACCGGCCCGGCAAACAAGCTACTACCTCGGGGTCATTCGTTCACGGAGGGCGCGTCGATGTTGCCGTGCtttcttctgctgctgctttgcCTTTGCGCCCATCACGCGCTCGCGCGAGCGGCCGACACCGTCTCCCGGGACCGGCCACTCTCCGGCGGCCAAAGGCTTGTCTCCTCGGGCGGCTATTTCGCGCTGGGATTCTTCCGCCCAGGTAAAGTGGATGAGCCTCCTCGTAGTTTtactttcatcttttttttcttttgtatctcgaggtaccggtacctcgcgaTACTAAATCGTTTAGGATCGTTGATtcacagtgcacatcctaatTAACTAATCCAATGAtgagaaacgatttagtacctcgaggtaccggtaccttgaggtacaaaagaaaggatgGAAGTAAAACTTACTTAATAAACTTccacttattttaatttgatcttGTAGCAAGTATCAACTATAACTATGTTTTGGGTTTTATTTAATGGTAATATTTACTCCTGTCGAGATCAAGTGACGTAGAGATAGTAGAgacaaatattgtaaaattcaGCTGTTTATCTTGGATGTAAGCGACAGATTGTAGGTCGTCAAAACTTTCTTTTCTAGGGAAAATTTTCAGCCCTTGAGAAAGTATGTTACTAAATTTCTAacgtaaaattttgatgtctcgagaaacaaatttttacattattatcctttttcttcttctacttctacttataagctaaaatttgaattttcaatcttaaatttagagttgattttatgtttttttttcaacatttgcttttagattgttaagagcatgtatataaacttttatctataaactatttttatttacaaatatgttgtttggctttatttttctaaaaaagtcaaGCAATCCCTccttataaaatatgttactTGATGTTACCATTTTAAGCATGATAAAAACCTCTTAGTATCGGATGGAAGTGAAAAGCTACTAAGCACATATTTGTGAGGACAAAGAAATAGGTGAATTTTTGCATTGGATATAATGGACTTAGGAAATGTTTCTTTAATTTTGActaaatctattatatatagagaatAATAGGAAAATAAGCCACCAGGTTCGAACTCACGGGTTACAAAATTCTACATTAattgaaaaaccaaaaatgaaaTATGATTAGAAATACAGTTTCGGAATTACTaataaagaaaactaaaaattaagtctaggtgtaaatacagtttagaaaaatccaaaatccggaataaaaatttcaaaaaagtaATATTGAGTGAAGAGAACATCTATACATATAAGTttgaaacatctaaaattctaagataaaagcaattaatattaagagaaagagttgacgtataaatataatttagaagtatctaaaatttgcataaaaaataaatattatacagaAAAGAGCTTATGTACAGGTACAATTTtagaatatgaatataatacaaattttggaattgaaaaataaagaaaactaaaTTAAGGTGCcacatagaaataaaatttagaaaaatatatgaaattcaaattaaaaataaaaaaataatttatgttaagataaaaaaatgtatagatACAATTTGTGCTAGCTCTCCAACACGTGCGGGTCATCATACTAgtttatttaaagaaaaaaaaagcagtttTCCAATTCCAGGAAACATATAAAACTTTAGTACCTTTAGCTATTAGGTAAccgaggtatcaaaatttacaccaaaaaatatattaccacCTACcatattttagataatagTGTATCTTTCTCTACACTGTCATACTAGTTAAAGAAGTTTGACTGTGTTAAGAACAAGATTACAAACaagttataatatgaaatagagggagcaTGCTCATTTAATGGTAAAATCATTTACCTCTTTTACTTGTCCAAATCTttgaatttaatatatataacagtGATGCaagtagaatatatatatatatttcatggtATAATCAATAGAACTAGctactacaaaattaaaatcctACTTTACAAATATCAGATGATCAAATTCTGCatagaaactttttgcaaaaagtacaACGTTTAGCCGTTCGGTTAGCATGAGTATAAAAGCCGAGAAATAACGTTGACCAAGACCATATTTTCACTATTTCTTACTCGATTCATATATTAGCCTAAGCTCCACAAGGACAATTCCTTTTACTAGTAGCACTCCCGAAAACTATTTGTTTtgaagattattataatttgagtGGTcgacaaacatttttttcattcagaTAACGGAGCGCCTAACAGATGGTATCTTGCCATTTGGTACAACAAGATCTCAAAGACCACACCTGTCTGGATAGCAAATCGGGCGACTCCAATCTCTGATCCAAACTCATCAAAGTTGACAGTATCGGAAGATGGCAATTTGGTGCTGCTCGATCAAGCAAAGTCTTTGATCTGGTCTACCAATATCACTAGTAATACCAACTCCACAGTTGGTGTTATCCTTGATTCAGGCAACTTTGTGTTAGCTCCTACATCTAATACCTCCAATTTCAAATGGCAGAGTTTTGATGAACCGACCAATGTGTGGCTCCCTGGGGCCAAACTTGGACGGAACAAAATTACTGGACATACCGCAAGATTCATCTCATGGCAGAGCTCTGTTGATCCATCACCTGGGTATTATACGCTAGAGATTGATCCAGATGGTAGCAATCAGTGCATCCATCGATGGAACAATTCTGCCATCTACTGGGAAACGGGCTTATGGACTGGCCATATGTTTAGTGGAGTTCCTGAGACTGCAATGTATCCTAAAGATCATCTAAGCTATGAATTTGTTGTTAACAACCAAGAGACTTACCTTATGTATCACACTAATGCATCCGTAGTCACATGGATGCTCATTATGGAGATTTCAGGCCAGGTCAAGACAGTGCAATGGATGGAGGGAAGGAAAGACTGGGTGCCCTTCTTGGCAATGCCAAAAGCACAATGCACCGTGTACTTTGTTTGTGGTTCTTTCGCCATGTGCACTGAGGATGATGTCACCTTCTGCAGTTGTCTTAGGGGCTTCAGCAAGCAGTACAATGGCGAGTGGAGGTATGGTAATCCCAGTGGAGGCTGCACGAGAAATGCCAAACTACAGTGTGATGGCAATAGCTCTAGGCAGGCAAAAGCTGATGGATTCTATGCACTAGCTGTTGCCAAGTTGCCTGACAAAGCCTGGGTTTTGGCAACTGTTAGTGCAGATAAATGTGAGAAGGCTTGTCTGAATAATTGCTCTTGTACCGCTTATTCCTACTCTGGTAGTTGTTCTTTGTGGTATGGAGATCTAATCAATATAGTGGCTCCGGATGGTTCAACTGGGCAAAGCATCTATATCCGGCTCGCTGCCTCAGAGTTCTCTAGCTCAGCAAAAACTCAGGCAGCTATGATTTGGGCTTCAACCGTCGGAGCTATCCTTCTCACCCTCATTGTGATTATCGGCATACTCGTGATTCTCAAGAGGAGGAGCTTCAGTGAAGTGAACAAAGTGGAGGGTTCGTTGGTCGTATTCAGATACAGGTTTCTGCAGAATGCGACCAAAAACTTCTCTGAGATGTTGGGCAAAGGATCTTTTGGTTCTGTATGTAAGGGAATTTTACCTGATGGGACACTTGTTGCTGTAAAGAAGCTTGATGGTGTTTTTCAGGGAGACAAGCAGTTTCGAGCTGAGGTTAGCACAATTGGCACTATTCAGCATGTGAATTTAATCCGGTTGCTGGGATTTTGCTCAGAGCGATCAATGAAGATGCTAGTGTATGAGTTCATGCCAAACAGGTCGTTGGACCGTTGCCTCTTTGGAAGCACTCCGATGACTTTGAGCTGGAAGACTAGATATCAGATTGCTCTTGGAATTGCCAAGGGATTAGCTTACCTTCATGAGAAATGCAGGAGTCTCATCATACACTGTGATATAAAGCCAGAGAATGTACTCCTGGATGACGCCTTCATGCCAAAGATCGCGGATTTTGGGCTTGCTAAGCTCGTTGGAAGGGATTTTAGCAGAGTTCTGACGACCATGAGAGGCACCATAGGTTATCTTGCTCCTGAATGGATAAGCGGTGTGGCTATCACTGTAAAGGCAGATGTTTTCAGCTATGGGATGATGCTTTTTGAGATCATATCAGGAAATCGAAATACAGATTGGCATCAGCAAGGTACAGACACGTTCTTCCCTGTTCTAGTGGCGATGAGACTGCATGAAGGAAAGATCCAGGACTTGCTAGGTCCAGACCTAACTCCAGATGCTAACTTAGAAGAGGTGGAGAGGGCTTGCAAGGTGGCTTGTTGGTGCGTCCAAGATAACGAGAACATAAGGCCAACGATGGGAGAGATTGTCCAGATCCTTGAAGGATTAGTAGATGTCGCCTTTCCTCCTATCCCGTGGTATCTTCATGTTCTAGCCCAGAGCTCCAATTTCTCCACCGAGGCGTCACATTAGGCAAGCATGAGTGGATTTCTCTATTTCGACCAACACCTATGTTTGTCTTGTGTTTAACTTTAGAATCGATGGGCTTCTATTTATCTTAAGATGGCCGGTTTGATCTTCCAAATCGGCTACATTGCCCTGAATTTATTTCGTAAAGTAACTGTAACCTTCAAGTTTGTATTACAATTAGCCGATGTGAAAAGGAGATCAATTAATAATAGCTACTGATTGAACACTATCATTTTATTGCTGAAAACCTAATTTACAAACTTCTGAccgaaaaggaaaaaaataaattttgagatagctaaaataaacaacatgGCCTAATATGGTTTTGTCAAAATCAAGTAATACAGTACAATTATTTGCTCAACTATTAGAGGGTGTCTATAACCATGTAGAATACACAAGAGTTGTTTGGTTGCCAGGTACACTATCATACCTAAGAGTAGGCAAGTTTGATCAACTTGATAGCCTTTTATTtgcaataatattt
This is a stretch of genomic DNA from Oryza brachyantha chromosome 1, ObraRS2, whole genome shotgun sequence. It encodes these proteins:
- the LOC102716725 gene encoding 16.9 kDa class I heat shock protein 1, with protein sequence MSLVRRSSVFDPFSLDLWDPIDSVFRSVVPATSDNDTAPFANARIDWKETPESHVFQADLPGVKKEEVKVEVEEGNVLVISGQRSKEKEDKNDKWHRVERSSGQFMRRFRLPENAKVDQVKAGLENGVLTVTVPKAEVKKPEVKAIEISG
- the LOC102708294 gene encoding G-type lectin S-receptor-like serine/threonine-protein kinase At2g19130, translating into MEISGQVKTVQWMEGRKDWVPFLAMPKAQCTVYFVCGSFAMCTEDDVTFCSCLRGFSKQYNGEWRYGNPSGGCTRNAKLQCDGNSSRQAKADGFYALAVAKLPDKAWVLATVSADKCEKACLNNCSCTAYSYSGSCSLWYGDLINIVAPDGSTGQSIYIRLAASEFSSSAKTQAAMIWASTVGAILLTLIVIIGILVILKRRSFSEVNKVEGSLVVFRYRFLQNATKNFSEMLGKGSFGSVCKGILPDGTLVAVKKLDGVFQGDKQFRAEVSTIGTIQHVNLIRLLGFCSERSMKMLVYEFMPNRSLDRCLFGSTPMTLSWKTRYQIALGIAKGLAYLHEKCRSLIIHCDIKPENVLLDDAFMPKIADFGLAKLVGRDFSRVLTTMRGTIGYLAPEWISGVAITVKADVFSYGMMLFEIISGNRNTDWHQQGTDTFFPVLVAMRLHEGKIQDLLGPDLTPDANLEEVERACKVACWCVQDNENIRPTMGEIVQILEGLVDVAFPPIPWYLHVLAQSSNFSTEASH